A window of Callospermophilus lateralis isolate mCalLat2 chromosome 13, mCalLat2.hap1, whole genome shotgun sequence contains these coding sequences:
- the Hnrnpu gene encoding heterogeneous nuclear ribonucleoprotein U isoform X2, with product MSSSPVNVKKLKVSELKEELKKRRLSDKGLKAELMDRLQAALDDEEAGGRPAMEPGNGSLDLGGDSAGRSGAGLEQEAAAGGDEEEEEEEEGIAALDGDQMELGEENGAAGAADSGPMEEEEAASEDENGDDQGFQEGEDELGDEEEGAGDENGHGEQQPQPPATPQQQPPQQRGAAKEAAGKSSGPTSLFAVTVAPPGARQGQQQAGGDGKTEQKGGDKKRGVKRPREDHGRGYFEYIEENKYSRAKSPQPPVEEEDEHFDDTVVCLDTYNCDLHFKISRDRLSASSLTMESFAFLWAGGRASYGVSKGKVCFEMKVTEKIPVRHLYTKDIDIHEVRIGWSLTTSGMLLGEEEFSYGYSLKGIKTCNCETEDYGEKFDENDVITCFANFENDEVELSYAKNGQDLGVAFKISKEVLAGRPLFPHVLCHNCAVEFNFGQKEKPYFPIPEDYTFIQNVPLEDRVRGPKGPEEKKDCEVVMMIGLPGAGKTTWVTKHAAENPGKYNILGTNTIMDKMMVAGFKKQMADTGKLNTLLQRAPQCLGKFIEIAARKKRNFILDQTNVSAAAQRRKMCLFAGFQRKAVVVCPKDEDYKQRTQKKAEVEGKDLPEHAVLKMKGNFTLPEVAECFDEITYVELQKEEAQKLLEQYKEESKKALPPEKKQNTGSKKSNKNKSGKNQFNRGGGHRGRGGFNMRGGNFRGGAPGNRGGYNRRGNMPQRGGGGGGSGGIGYPYPRGPVFPGRGGYSNRGNYNRGGMPNRGNYNQNFRGRGNNRGYKNQSQGYNQWQQGQFWGQKPWSQHYHQGYY from the exons ATGAGTTCCTCGCCTGTTAATGTTAAAAAGCTGAAGGTGTCGGAGCTGAAAGAGGAGCTCAAGAAGCGGCGCCTTTCCGACAAGGGCCTCAAGGCCGAGCTCATGGATCGACTCCAGGCCGCGCTGGACGACGAGGAGGCCGGCGGCCGCCCCGCCATGGAGCCCGGGAACGGCAGCCTAGACCTGGGCGGGGATTCCGCCGGGCGCTCGGGAGCAGGCCTCGAGCAGGAGGCCGCGGCCGGCGGCgacgaggaggaggaagaggaggaagaagggatTGCCGCGCTGGACGGCGACCAGATGGAGCTAGGGGAGGAGAACGGGGCCGCGGGGGCGGCCGACTCGGGcccgatggaggaggaggaggccgcCTCGGAAGACGAGAACGGCGACGATCAAGGTTTCCAGGAAGGGGAGGACGAGCTCGGAGACGAGGAGGAGGGCGCGGGCGACGAGAACGGGCACGGGGAGCAGCAGCCTCAACCGCCGGCGACGCCGCAGCAACAGCCCCCACAGCAGCGCGGGGCCGCCAAGGAGGCCGCGGGGAAGAGCAGCGGCCCCACCTCGCTGTTCGCGGTGACGGTGGCGCCGCCCGGGGCGAGGCAGGGCCAGCAGCAGGCGGGAG GAGACGGCAAAACAGAACAGAAAGGCGGAGATAAAAAGAGAGGTGTTAAAAGACCTCGAGAAGATCATGGCCGAGGATATTTTGAGTACATTGAAGAAAACAAGTACAGCAG AGCCAAGTCTCCTCAGCCACCTGTTGAAGAAGAAGATGAGCACTTCGATGACACAGTGGTTTGTCTTGATACTT ATAATTGTgatctacattttaaaatatcaagagATCGCCTCAGTGCTTCTTCTCTTACTATGGAGAGTTTTGCTTTTCTTTGGGCTGGAGGAAGGGCATCTTATGGTGTGTCAAAAGGCAAAGTCTGCTTTGAGATGAAG GTTACAGAGAAGATTCCTGTAAGGCATTTATATACAAAAGATATTGACATTCATGAAGTTCGAATTGGCTGGTCACTGACTACAAGTGGAATGTTGCTTG GTGAAGAAGAATTTTCGTATGGGTATTCTCTAAAAGGAATTAAAACATGCAACTGTGAGACAGAAGATTATGGAGAGAAGTTTGATGAAAATGATGTTATTACATGTTTTGCT aactttgaaaatgATGAAGTAGAACTCTCCTATGCCAAGAATGGACAAGATCTTGGCGTTGCCTTCAAAATTAGTAAGGAAGTTCTTGCTGGACGGCCACTCTTTCCGCATGTTCTCTGCCATAACTGTGCAGTTGAATTTAATTTTGGTCAGAAGGAAAAGCCATATTTTCCAATACCTGAAGACTATACTTTTATCCAGAATGTCCCCCTAGAGGACCGAGTTAGAGGACCAAAGGGGCCTGAAGAGAAGAAAGATTGTGAA GTTGTTATGATGATTGGCTTGCCAGGAGCTGGAAAAACTACCTGGGTTACTAAACATGCAGCTGAAAATCCTGGTAAATACAACATTCTTGGAACAAATACCATTATGGATAAAATGATG gtggcaggttttaaaaaacaaatggcagATACTGGAAAACTGAACACACTGTTGCAGAGAGCCCCACAGTGTCTTGGAAAGTTTATCGAGATTGCTGCCCGCAAGAAACGAAATTTTATTCTGGATCAG ACAAATGTATCTGCTGCTGCCCAGAGGAGAAAAATGTGCCTGTTTGCAGGTTTCCAACGAAAAGCTGTTGTAGTTTGTCCAAAAGATGAAGACTACAAGCAGAGAACACAGAAGAAAGCAGAAGTAGAGGGAAAAGACCTACCAGAACATGCAGTCCTTAAAATGAAAG GTAACTTTACTCTGCCAGAGGTGGCTGAGTGCTTTGATGAAATAACCTATGTTGAACTTCAGAAGGAAGAAGCCCAAAAACTTCTGGAACAGTATAAGGAAGAAAGCAAAAAGGCACTTCCAccagaaaagaaacaaaacactgGCTCAAAGAAGAGCAATAAAAACAAGAGTGGCAAGAACCAGTTTAACAGAGGTGGTGGCCATAGAGGACGTGGAGGATTCAATATGCGTGGTGGAAACTTCAGAGGGGGAG CTCCTGGGAATCGTGGTGGATATAATAGGCGGGGCAATATGCCACAGAGAGGTGGTGGTGGCGGTGGAAGTGGTGGAATTGGCTATCCATACCCTCGTGGCCCTGTTTTTCCTGGCCGAGGTGGCTACTCAAACAGAGGGAACTACAACAGAGGTGGAATGCCCAACAGAGGGAACTATAACCAG
- the Hnrnpu gene encoding heterogeneous nuclear ribonucleoprotein U isoform X1 → MSSSPVNVKKLKVSELKEELKKRRLSDKGLKAELMDRLQAALDDEEAGGRPAMEPGNGSLDLGGDSAGRSGAGLEQEAAAGGDEEEEEEEEGIAALDGDQMELGEENGAAGAADSGPMEEEEAASEDENGDDQGFQEGEDELGDEEEGAGDENGHGEQQPQPPATPQQQPPQQRGAAKEAAGKSSGPTSLFAVTVAPPGARQGQQQAGGKKKAEGGGGGGRPGAPAAGDGKTEQKGGDKKRGVKRPREDHGRGYFEYIEENKYSRAKSPQPPVEEEDEHFDDTVVCLDTYNCDLHFKISRDRLSASSLTMESFAFLWAGGRASYGVSKGKVCFEMKVTEKIPVRHLYTKDIDIHEVRIGWSLTTSGMLLGEEEFSYGYSLKGIKTCNCETEDYGEKFDENDVITCFANFENDEVELSYAKNGQDLGVAFKISKEVLAGRPLFPHVLCHNCAVEFNFGQKEKPYFPIPEDYTFIQNVPLEDRVRGPKGPEEKKDCEVVMMIGLPGAGKTTWVTKHAAENPGKYNILGTNTIMDKMMVAGFKKQMADTGKLNTLLQRAPQCLGKFIEIAARKKRNFILDQTNVSAAAQRRKMCLFAGFQRKAVVVCPKDEDYKQRTQKKAEVEGKDLPEHAVLKMKGNFTLPEVAECFDEITYVELQKEEAQKLLEQYKEESKKALPPEKKQNTGSKKSNKNKSGKNQFNRGGGHRGRGGFNMRGGNFRGGAPGNRGGYNRRGNMPQRGGGGGGSGGIGYPYPRGPVFPGRGGYSNRGNYNRGGMPNRGNYNQNFRGRGNNRGYKNQSQGYNQWQQGQFWGQKPWSQHYHQGYY, encoded by the exons ATGAGTTCCTCGCCTGTTAATGTTAAAAAGCTGAAGGTGTCGGAGCTGAAAGAGGAGCTCAAGAAGCGGCGCCTTTCCGACAAGGGCCTCAAGGCCGAGCTCATGGATCGACTCCAGGCCGCGCTGGACGACGAGGAGGCCGGCGGCCGCCCCGCCATGGAGCCCGGGAACGGCAGCCTAGACCTGGGCGGGGATTCCGCCGGGCGCTCGGGAGCAGGCCTCGAGCAGGAGGCCGCGGCCGGCGGCgacgaggaggaggaagaggaggaagaagggatTGCCGCGCTGGACGGCGACCAGATGGAGCTAGGGGAGGAGAACGGGGCCGCGGGGGCGGCCGACTCGGGcccgatggaggaggaggaggccgcCTCGGAAGACGAGAACGGCGACGATCAAGGTTTCCAGGAAGGGGAGGACGAGCTCGGAGACGAGGAGGAGGGCGCGGGCGACGAGAACGGGCACGGGGAGCAGCAGCCTCAACCGCCGGCGACGCCGCAGCAACAGCCCCCACAGCAGCGCGGGGCCGCCAAGGAGGCCGCGGGGAAGAGCAGCGGCCCCACCTCGCTGTTCGCGGTGACGGTGGCGCCGCCCGGGGCGAGGCAGGGCCAGCAGCAGGCGGGAGGTAAGAAGAAGGCGGAAGGCGGCGGAGGCGGCGGTCGCCCCGGGGCTCCGGCGGCGG GAGACGGCAAAACAGAACAGAAAGGCGGAGATAAAAAGAGAGGTGTTAAAAGACCTCGAGAAGATCATGGCCGAGGATATTTTGAGTACATTGAAGAAAACAAGTACAGCAG AGCCAAGTCTCCTCAGCCACCTGTTGAAGAAGAAGATGAGCACTTCGATGACACAGTGGTTTGTCTTGATACTT ATAATTGTgatctacattttaaaatatcaagagATCGCCTCAGTGCTTCTTCTCTTACTATGGAGAGTTTTGCTTTTCTTTGGGCTGGAGGAAGGGCATCTTATGGTGTGTCAAAAGGCAAAGTCTGCTTTGAGATGAAG GTTACAGAGAAGATTCCTGTAAGGCATTTATATACAAAAGATATTGACATTCATGAAGTTCGAATTGGCTGGTCACTGACTACAAGTGGAATGTTGCTTG GTGAAGAAGAATTTTCGTATGGGTATTCTCTAAAAGGAATTAAAACATGCAACTGTGAGACAGAAGATTATGGAGAGAAGTTTGATGAAAATGATGTTATTACATGTTTTGCT aactttgaaaatgATGAAGTAGAACTCTCCTATGCCAAGAATGGACAAGATCTTGGCGTTGCCTTCAAAATTAGTAAGGAAGTTCTTGCTGGACGGCCACTCTTTCCGCATGTTCTCTGCCATAACTGTGCAGTTGAATTTAATTTTGGTCAGAAGGAAAAGCCATATTTTCCAATACCTGAAGACTATACTTTTATCCAGAATGTCCCCCTAGAGGACCGAGTTAGAGGACCAAAGGGGCCTGAAGAGAAGAAAGATTGTGAA GTTGTTATGATGATTGGCTTGCCAGGAGCTGGAAAAACTACCTGGGTTACTAAACATGCAGCTGAAAATCCTGGTAAATACAACATTCTTGGAACAAATACCATTATGGATAAAATGATG gtggcaggttttaaaaaacaaatggcagATACTGGAAAACTGAACACACTGTTGCAGAGAGCCCCACAGTGTCTTGGAAAGTTTATCGAGATTGCTGCCCGCAAGAAACGAAATTTTATTCTGGATCAG ACAAATGTATCTGCTGCTGCCCAGAGGAGAAAAATGTGCCTGTTTGCAGGTTTCCAACGAAAAGCTGTTGTAGTTTGTCCAAAAGATGAAGACTACAAGCAGAGAACACAGAAGAAAGCAGAAGTAGAGGGAAAAGACCTACCAGAACATGCAGTCCTTAAAATGAAAG GTAACTTTACTCTGCCAGAGGTGGCTGAGTGCTTTGATGAAATAACCTATGTTGAACTTCAGAAGGAAGAAGCCCAAAAACTTCTGGAACAGTATAAGGAAGAAAGCAAAAAGGCACTTCCAccagaaaagaaacaaaacactgGCTCAAAGAAGAGCAATAAAAACAAGAGTGGCAAGAACCAGTTTAACAGAGGTGGTGGCCATAGAGGACGTGGAGGATTCAATATGCGTGGTGGAAACTTCAGAGGGGGAG CTCCTGGGAATCGTGGTGGATATAATAGGCGGGGCAATATGCCACAGAGAGGTGGTGGTGGCGGTGGAAGTGGTGGAATTGGCTATCCATACCCTCGTGGCCCTGTTTTTCCTGGCCGAGGTGGCTACTCAAACAGAGGGAACTACAACAGAGGTGGAATGCCCAACAGAGGGAACTATAACCAG